A single region of the bacterium genome encodes:
- a CDS encoding DUF748 domain-containing protein: MKPLSSKHKKIGIWFLAILVIYTILGFGILPPLVKHYALKKLSQVLHREVSIGKIKLNPYTYAITINNFQIQELKSQRKFIAFDELYLNFQLSSLFRGGYVFHEIRLKKPYINIVRNQDLTYNFSDLLPAKSTPPLNEKPKKIRFSLNNIQISDGIIDFADTPKKTNHRIEQLNLNVPFISNLPAKETIFVQPSFSAIINNALVTSAGKTKPFSSSRETEFTFNFKNIDIPYYLAYIPIKMEYKLASGYANFSTSFSFINTTKDSPSLIVRGLITLQNLEIQDLKSNPMLIFPLIRVDINTGDVFRNQWHLNEFTVSLATVNVIRNRNGNYNLEVLKPKSEKKSESGSAQINIDSFRIEQARIAFQDFKPANPFQTVIESFDLTAENISTASSSSARYLCSLTTKEKEEVTAAGTLIIEPFASQGTFAFNRIPVKKYTPYYQTEILFQVKDGTCQVAGNYNVTQEPTKPIQQFSAVTITISNLKLTKDIGQPDFVIIPNFTAKDIAVDVLNKTILAKEIASSKGKLVVERYPSGRFSFDSLFQTTNPEPTIPVPSQPTNLERQWRAKIERINLDKYTINWIDQTLARAAEINLTDLKLNIANLSNVSSDGRARLNLSCQFDKKGSFNTSGWLTLTPVMLQSDLALQKLEVFLLQPYIEDRIKILITSGYASITGAITYRTNQNGTPVITYTGQAQLAEFVSKEKLTGEDFLKWNSFEVNGIEFASDPFTVHIRDIGLTDVYTNVVINADSTINLSDIFVSNDTTQIVTVSTTKPAEPPTSKLIKIDRITLNQGKINFVDKSISPAYTTQFSDITCQIIGLTSESTTAGDIMLTGRIDNTAPIQIIGKINPLREELYIDLKLAMKNFDMNALTPFSSKYVGYTIEKGKLFLDISCLIDKRKLDSKNTVFLDQFDFGNKVDSPDALKLPVKLGVALLKDLNGEIHLDIPVSGNLDDPKFRIGTIILKIIINIFTKALTSPFSLLGAILGGNAEEFSYLEFAPAHYQITEANIQKLDKLVDALVKRPALQLEITGYVDVNQDREALRELMFSRKLKSLKLQELIKKGEPDRPVDEVVIDPKEYERYLTIVYKKEKFPKEKNIIGLTKTLPVPEMEQLIRQNIIITDDDLKLLAANRAKSVQQYIIATNKVKPERIFLTEPKQLEPEKKEKLSNSRVEFKLQ; encoded by the coding sequence ATGAAACCGCTATCGTCGAAACATAAAAAAATCGGAATATGGTTCCTCGCCATTCTAGTAATATATACCATTCTCGGATTTGGTATCTTACCGCCACTGGTCAAACATTATGCGCTTAAAAAATTATCGCAGGTTCTGCATCGGGAAGTGAGTATCGGAAAAATCAAACTGAATCCATATACCTATGCAATAACCATTAACAATTTCCAAATTCAAGAACTGAAAAGCCAGCGGAAATTTATTGCTTTTGACGAACTCTATCTGAATTTCCAGTTAAGTTCGCTATTCCGTGGCGGGTATGTATTTCATGAAATCAGACTCAAAAAACCATATATTAATATCGTTCGGAATCAGGATTTAACCTATAACTTTTCGGATCTACTCCCCGCCAAATCTACCCCACCGCTAAATGAGAAACCGAAAAAAATCCGATTCTCGTTGAATAATATCCAGATTAGCGATGGTATCATTGATTTTGCTGACACTCCGAAAAAGACTAACCATCGTATCGAACAGCTGAATTTAAACGTTCCGTTTATTTCTAATTTACCGGCGAAAGAAACGATTTTCGTCCAACCGTCATTTTCCGCAATCATTAACAATGCGCTGGTTACATCAGCTGGGAAAACCAAACCATTTTCGAGTTCGCGAGAAACCGAGTTTACGTTTAATTTCAAGAATATCGATATTCCGTATTATCTCGCGTATATCCCGATAAAAATGGAGTATAAACTCGCTTCCGGCTATGCGAATTTCAGCACCAGTTTTTCGTTTATCAATACCACCAAGGATTCACCCTCATTAATTGTCCGCGGGTTGATTACCCTGCAAAACCTAGAAATCCAGGATTTGAAAAGCAATCCAATGCTGATTTTCCCATTAATTCGAGTTGATATTAACACCGGCGATGTGTTCCGGAATCAATGGCATCTGAATGAATTCACGGTTTCCTTAGCGACAGTTAATGTTATCCGAAATAGAAATGGGAATTATAATTTGGAAGTATTAAAACCGAAATCTGAAAAGAAGAGCGAATCGGGCTCGGCTCAGATTAATATCGACTCGTTTCGAATAGAGCAAGCCAGAATTGCGTTTCAAGATTTTAAACCAGCAAATCCGTTCCAGACCGTTATTGAATCGTTCGACTTAACTGCAGAAAATATTAGTACTGCCTCGTCAAGTTCAGCTAGATATCTATGTTCTCTAACTACGAAAGAAAAAGAAGAAGTTACGGCTGCTGGCACCCTCATCATTGAACCGTTCGCATCACAGGGAACGTTTGCGTTCAATAGAATTCCGGTAAAAAAATATACCCCGTATTATCAAACCGAAATTTTGTTTCAAGTAAAAGATGGAACATGTCAAGTCGCTGGAAACTATAATGTTACGCAGGAGCCGACGAAACCAATACAACAATTTTCTGCGGTCACGATTACCATCAGCAATTTGAAACTAACAAAAGATATCGGACAACCAGATTTCGTCATTATCCCAAATTTCACTGCAAAAGATATTGCGGTCGATGTGCTGAATAAAACTATACTCGCTAAAGAAATAGCGAGTTCTAAAGGGAAATTAGTGGTTGAGCGATATCCCTCCGGTCGATTTTCTTTCGATTCACTATTTCAAACCACGAATCCTGAACCTACGATACCGGTTCCATCGCAACCCACCAACCTTGAACGGCAATGGAGAGCGAAAATCGAACGAATCAATCTTGATAAATATACTATCAACTGGATTGACCAAACGCTCGCACGAGCGGCAGAAATTAATTTAACTGACCTGAAACTTAATATCGCCAATCTCTCAAATGTAAGTAGTGATGGAAGAGCGCGGTTAAATTTATCGTGCCAATTCGATAAAAAAGGGAGTTTTAATACTTCCGGATGGTTAACCTTAACTCCGGTCATGCTGCAATCGGATTTAGCGTTGCAGAAACTCGAGGTGTTTTTATTGCAGCCCTATATTGAAGATAGAATAAAAATCCTAATCACTAGCGGATATGCATCTATCACAGGCGCAATAACGTATCGCACTAATCAGAACGGAACGCCGGTGATAACCTATACCGGTCAAGCACAACTTGCTGAATTCGTTTCTAAAGAAAAGTTAACAGGAGAAGATTTTTTAAAATGGAATTCTTTTGAAGTTAATGGAATCGAGTTCGCTTCTGACCCGTTTACCGTTCACATTCGCGACATCGGATTAACTGATGTTTATACGAATGTGGTGATTAATGCGGATAGTACTATTAATTTATCGGATATTTTCGTTTCGAACGACACGACACAAATTGTTACGGTTAGCACTACTAAACCGGCAGAACCACCGACTAGCAAACTGATTAAAATCGACCGGATTACTTTAAATCAGGGAAAAATAAATTTCGTTGATAAATCTATCTCTCCCGCATACACAACGCAATTTAGTGATATAACCTGCCAAATTATCGGATTGACTTCTGAATCCACCACAGCCGGAGATATCATGTTAACCGGCAGAATTGATAATACCGCACCCATTCAAATCATCGGTAAAATCAATCCGTTACGCGAGGAACTCTATATCGATTTAAAACTGGCGATGAAAAATTTCGATATGAATGCATTAACTCCATTTTCCAGTAAGTATGTTGGATATACAATTGAAAAAGGGAAATTATTTCTCGATATATCCTGTTTAATTGACAAACGGAAACTCGATTCGAAAAATACGGTTTTTCTCGACCAATTCGATTTCGGGAATAAAGTAGATAGTCCGGACGCGCTGAAGTTACCGGTTAAACTAGGGGTAGCGCTGCTGAAAGATTTAAATGGTGAAATCCATCTTGATATTCCGGTGTCCGGCAATCTTGATGATCCGAAGTTTCGTATAGGAACGATTATTCTAAAAATTATTATAAATATTTTTACGAAAGCGCTCACTTCGCCATTCAGTTTACTCGGAGCGATTCTGGGGGGAAATGCGGAAGAATTTTCGTATCTAGAGTTTGCGCCAGCTCATTATCAGATTACCGAAGCGAATATTCAAAAGCTAGATAAATTGGTTGATGCACTGGTTAAACGGCCAGCATTACAGCTTGAGATTACCGGATATGTTGATGTTAATCAAGACCGGGAAGCGTTGCGGGAATTAATGTTCTCCCGAAAATTGAAATCGCTAAAGTTGCAGGAGTTGATTAAAAAAGGCGAACCTGACCGACCGGTTGACGAGGTGGTTATTGACCCTAAAGAATACGAACGATATCTCACTATCGTGTATAAAAAAGAAAAGTTTCCGAAAGAAAAAAATATTATCGGATTAACCAAAACTTTGCCGGTACCGGAAATGGAACAACTTATCCGGCAGAATATTATTATTACCGATGATGATTTGAAACTACTTGCGGCTAACCGAGCAAAATCAGTCCAACAATATATTATTGCAACGAATAAAGTTAAACCCGAACGGATATTTTTAACCGAACCGAAACAGTTGGAACCGGAGAAAAAAGAGAAATTAAGTAATTCTCGAGTAGAATTTAAATTGCAGTAA
- a CDS encoding transglutaminase domain-containing protein, whose product MQKKYQCIILLICGLSISGCAGLHTSITQKSNQPSSIMKSYYINPREVELKITYELKGIKLVNSDTVTLYEFSEEPVFWKMEKNPGRPILLLYIARQSEQPNQRNVEYLSISPQPDRITAKDIDGNIIEFWDLSNQVEEGKDITITRHFKFIAYETAFKINPARVGSYDMNDPMYKYYTRTQEFIELTPEVVQLAKEIIGSETNPYYQAKAIYTWCINNIAYVYPPNRGIRFSLPRKTGDCGEYSLIFTALCRAVGIPARVVNGHWCCAAKKNYHVWNEFYLPNYGWIPADATDGRTNIDAPGKLAGNGDPYYFFGNLDSGRFISSKGTSIQLEPSPPWHDWGFADTNRNPIFFQTAATVYSGLTIEKQGITMEIIKGNDILW is encoded by the coding sequence ATGCAAAAAAAATATCAATGTATTATTTTATTAATATGCGGTTTAAGCATATCCGGTTGCGCAGGATTGCATACTTCAATCACGCAAAAATCTAATCAACCGAGTTCGATTATGAAATCCTATTATATAAATCCGCGAGAAGTAGAACTGAAGATAACCTATGAATTGAAAGGAATCAAGCTAGTTAATTCGGATACAGTCACGCTGTATGAATTCTCTGAAGAACCGGTCTTCTGGAAGATGGAAAAAAATCCAGGCAGACCGATTTTATTGCTCTATATTGCCCGGCAATCAGAACAACCGAACCAGCGGAATGTAGAATATCTTTCTATTTCGCCGCAACCCGACCGGATCACTGCTAAAGATATTGACGGGAACATTATTGAGTTCTGGGATTTATCGAACCAAGTCGAAGAAGGAAAAGATATAACTATCACCCGACATTTTAAGTTCATCGCATATGAAACCGCATTTAAAATCAACCCTGCGCGAGTCGGTTCCTACGATATGAACGACCCGATGTATAAATATTATACCCGAACGCAAGAGTTTATCGAGCTGACTCCGGAAGTAGTCCAATTAGCGAAGGAGATTATCGGGTCGGAAACCAATCCTTACTATCAGGCGAAAGCAATTTATACCTGGTGTATCAATAATATCGCGTATGTGTATCCGCCGAATCGCGGGATTCGGTTTTCACTCCCTCGGAAAACCGGGGATTGTGGCGAGTATAGTTTGATATTCACTGCGTTATGTCGTGCGGTCGGCATCCCGGCGAGAGTCGTTAATGGGCATTGGTGTTGTGCCGCAAAAAAGAACTATCATGTCTGGAATGAATTTTATCTTCCGAATTACGGTTGGATACCTGCGGATGCTACTGACGGTAGAACGAATATCGATGCACCTGGAAAACTCGCCGGAAATGGTGACCCGTATTATTTTTTCGGCAACCTTGATTCCGGCCGGTTCATCTCCAGCAAAGGGACATCAATCCAGCTTGAGCCATCACCGCCATGGCATGATTGGGGGTTTGCGGATACCAACCGGAACCCGATTTTCTTCCAGACCGCAGCAACGGTTTATTCCGGACTGACGATTGAAAAACAGGGAATAACTATGGAAATAATTAAAGGAAATGATATTCTCTGGTAA
- a CDS encoding CPBP family glutamic-type intramembrane protease has translation MKPNYFELSFLILSSIVYVLLEFIRIIPDIKIVSISIIIAWVGYVVWKAVKNKGILTYWGFRGDNFLPSIRSCLYFTIPAIALLVGYGILTGHYLLPQTFWMICLLYPIWGIIQQFALQVLVHRNLQELIKPVFYRCLLLGLLFCSAHIYDLRLVLLAFPIGFAFSWIYSRYPNLWALGVCHGILGAIVYYFVLGLDPGKEIIGFILQFR, from the coding sequence ATGAAACCGAATTATTTCGAATTAAGTTTTTTAATTCTTAGCAGTATCGTTTATGTTCTATTAGAATTTATCCGAATTATTCCGGATATAAAAATAGTTTCTATTAGTATCATCATTGCCTGGGTAGGGTATGTGGTCTGGAAAGCAGTTAAAAATAAAGGGATTCTTACCTATTGGGGATTCCGCGGTGATAATTTTCTGCCTTCGATCCGGTCCTGTTTATATTTCACCATTCCAGCTATCGCATTGTTGGTTGGATACGGTATATTAACTGGCCACTATCTGTTACCGCAGACGTTCTGGATGATATGTTTATTATATCCGATTTGGGGTATAATCCAGCAGTTTGCGTTACAAGTATTAGTTCATAGAAATCTACAAGAATTGATAAAACCGGTTTTTTATCGCTGTCTGCTATTAGGGTTGCTCTTCTGTTCAGCGCATATATACGATTTACGGTTGGTCCTACTTGCGTTCCCAATCGGATTCGCATTCTCTTGGATATATAGTCGGTATCCAAATCTCTGGGCGCTCGGAGTCTGCCACGGTATCCTCGGTGCAATAGTATATTATTTCGTTCTCGGACTCGACCCGGGAAAGGAAATAATCGGTTTCATACTGCAGTTTCGATAA
- a CDS encoding DUF169 domain-containing protein → MEITLKRQFIDRWNKYFPAIEFPIVFYYTNEAGIGELAPTPTGWSCVITDLVNVQHTGRTIYFEEKNIACAGGKRYFGFMPQLRPNFEYFLSYGIPGQMDGERYKKTPELVKELLVYQPAFEAPAKYIVFKRWDNLEVNDEPIAVIFFATPDILAGLFTLANFDEPNPYGVIAPFCSGCSAVVYYPYKESISDKPKAILGLFDVSARPCVGANQLSFSVPFEKFIRMVHNMDESFLITDSWKKVKERL, encoded by the coding sequence ATGGAGATAACGTTAAAGCGACAATTTATCGATCGATGGAATAAATATTTTCCAGCGATTGAATTTCCCATCGTGTTTTATTATACTAACGAAGCCGGGATAGGAGAACTCGCACCTACTCCAACGGGATGGAGCTGTGTTATCACTGATTTAGTTAATGTCCAGCATACCGGTAGAACAATTTATTTTGAGGAGAAGAATATAGCGTGTGCTGGCGGAAAACGCTATTTCGGGTTCATGCCACAACTTCGGCCGAATTTCGAATATTTTTTATCCTACGGTATCCCTGGACAAATGGACGGAGAACGATATAAAAAAACGCCGGAATTGGTTAAAGAATTATTGGTTTATCAGCCGGCTTTTGAGGCGCCAGCGAAATATATCGTATTCAAACGCTGGGATAATCTAGAAGTTAATGATGAACCGATAGCGGTGATATTTTTTGCGACACCAGATATACTTGCCGGATTGTTCACGTTAGCTAATTTCGATGAACCGAACCCGTATGGGGTTATTGCGCCGTTCTGTTCCGGTTGTTCTGCGGTAGTTTATTATCCATATAAAGAGAGTATCTCGGATAAGCCTAAAGCTATTCTCGGTCTATTCGACGTTTCTGCGCGGCCGTGTGTAGGTGCGAATCAGTTAAGTTTTTCGGTGCCGTTTGAGAAGTTCATTCGTATGGTTCATAATATGGATGAAAGTTTCTTGATAACCGACTCGTGGAAGAAAGTTAAGGAGAGACTATAA
- a CDS encoding DMT family transporter encodes MTFKPPKSLTADIILLIATLFWGSSFVAVKMLVSTMPIYQLIILRFGIATLLLLPFVYPQLRKLNRTSLLPGIWVGFTLFAGFSLQTAAMKYTTATQAAFLTALSVLMVPIFLIFIQKTVVSPRLWLCVLLALVGLSLLSLNAQWQLNFGDILAILCAISFALHIIYTTIYTLKYHPLFILWIQFVTVTIFSGIISLVLIREPWVVMSINQWFGVGYLMLFVTIGCYLVQVYFQKMTDTTRAGLIYALEPVFAAIFAYLLLRETLPLRGWIGAGLIFAALIISEMKRKPTEEPKNERTI; translated from the coding sequence ATGACTTTCAAACCACCGAAATCGCTTACCGCGGATATCATCCTATTAATCGCTACCCTATTCTGGGGGTCAAGTTTCGTTGCGGTTAAAATGCTGGTATCCACTATGCCGATATATCAACTTATCATCCTGCGATTTGGGATTGCTACACTACTTTTACTCCCATTCGTTTACCCACAGTTGCGGAAGTTAAATCGAACATCGTTGTTACCAGGTATATGGGTTGGGTTCACGTTATTCGCTGGATTTAGTCTCCAGACCGCAGCAATGAAATATACTACCGCGACGCAAGCGGCGTTTTTAACTGCGTTAAGTGTTCTCATGGTTCCAATATTTCTTATTTTTATCCAAAAAACTGTTGTTTCTCCTCGACTTTGGTTATGTGTACTCCTTGCGCTAGTCGGACTTAGTCTGTTAAGTTTAAACGCTCAATGGCAACTCAATTTCGGGGATATCCTTGCTATACTCTGTGCGATATCATTCGCGCTCCATATCATTTATACAACAATTTATACTCTCAAATATCACCCGTTGTTTATCCTCTGGATTCAATTTGTTACGGTTACGATATTCAGTGGTATCATCTCGCTTGTGTTAATTCGAGAACCTTGGGTGGTAATGTCTATCAATCAATGGTTCGGGGTAGGATATTTAATGTTATTTGTGACTATCGGCTGTTATCTTGTCCAAGTATATTTTCAAAAAATGACAGATACGACGCGGGCGGGGTTGATTTATGCGCTTGAACCGGTATTCGCTGCAATTTTCGCGTATCTGTTACTGCGAGAAACATTACCATTACGCGGCTGGATTGGTGCTGGGCTGATATTCGCAGCATTGATTATTTCTGAAATGAAAAGAAAACCAACTGAAGAACCGAAAAACGAAAGAACTATATAA
- a CDS encoding histidinol-phosphatase HisJ family protein — MLLDYHSHTNLTRTNHAVGSMEEYVEQAVARGLTEFGFSEHLFISQMNDIAADDKKFEPLIQLFNTYTAKIEELRERYYPRIILKSGIEIDYAPDHTPLLQKILAGYSFDYIIGSIHYLEGWGFDNPNEIAGYTTRDINQIYLQYLAELERCAQSGLVDIIGHLDLVKIFGYRPTKDVMSAVEQTVKTIARMNLTVEINTAGLRKPVREIYPHADWLQLCYHYRIPITLGSDAHQPKDVGADLEQAVALAKSVGYTQLATYTQRNRTLVPLE, encoded by the coding sequence ATGCTACTTGACTACCATAGTCATACCAACCTAACTCGGACTAACCATGCGGTCGGTTCGATGGAAGAGTATGTCGAACAGGCAGTAGCGCGCGGATTAACGGAATTCGGATTCTCAGAACATCTATTTATTTCCCAGATGAACGATATAGCTGCGGATGATAAGAAATTTGAACCGTTAATCCAACTATTTAATACTTACACGGCTAAGATTGAAGAGTTGCGGGAACGATATTATCCTCGGATTATCCTGAAAAGCGGGATTGAAATAGACTATGCCCCTGACCATACTCCATTACTTCAAAAAATACTCGCTGGATATTCTTTTGACTATATTATCGGGTCAATCCACTATTTAGAGGGCTGGGGATTTGATAATCCGAATGAAATAGCCGGATATACTACTCGCGATATCAATCAGATTTATCTGCAATATTTAGCAGAACTTGAACGCTGCGCACAGTCCGGTCTGGTTGATATCATTGGACATCTGGATTTAGTGAAAATATTCGGATATCGTCCGACCAAGGATGTTATGAGCGCAGTTGAACAAACGGTTAAAACGATTGCAAGAATGAATCTGACGGTTGAAATTAATACTGCCGGATTACGGAAACCAGTTCGCGAAATTTATCCGCACGCTGATTGGCTTCAACTCTGTTATCATTATAGGATTCCAATAACACTTGGTTCAGATGCACATCAACCGAAAGATGTCGGCGCAGATTTAGAGCAAGCAGTAGCGTTAGCGAAATCCGTTGGATATACCCAACTCGCTACGTATACCCAGCGGAATAGAACACTGGTTCCTTTAGAATAA
- a CDS encoding LPP20 family lipoprotein, with amino-acid sequence MKKVLFPFVLICFLMILVSCATTPSGPPPGPPVIRATGYGAPPPPRPGGTPAQARLLAQRAAQADAYRNLAERIKGVRIEGETTVQDFITRDDRIRTRVDAVIRGARVVSARELPDKTFEVVVEVRLADIRAACKGY; translated from the coding sequence ATGAAGAAAGTTTTATTTCCATTCGTTCTTATTTGTTTTTTAATGATTTTGGTTAGCTGTGCGACTACGCCATCAGGACCGCCACCGGGACCGCCAGTAATTCGTGCAACCGGCTACGGTGCGCCGCCGCCACCACGACCAGGTGGAACCCCAGCGCAAGCACGGTTACTTGCGCAACGGGCAGCACAAGCGGATGCGTATCGGAATCTTGCGGAACGGATTAAAGGCGTTCGGATAGAAGGCGAAACGACTGTCCAGGATTTCATCACGCGCGATGATAGGATTCGAACTCGTGTTGATGCGGTTATTCGCGGCGCACGGGTTGTTTCCGCTCGCGAGTTGCCCGATAAAACATTCGAAGTTGTGGTTGAGGTGCGGCTAGCGGATATTCGCGCTGCATGTAAAGGATATTAA
- a CDS encoding LPP20 family lipoprotein, translated as MKKNVLLLTTLILVLVFVPVVIGQTMSDAQAKLMAKRAAQADAYRNLSEQVMGFRLTSGTFVKDFVAENDTIRTRLDTFIKGIEVTNVRYEDDGTCEVTVMMKQAELEKILGRRLARQYGDIIAYGYGAPPPPEPVATTPPPTEKVPPTPEWATRVIKVTGTGVAPESGSAAQKKLMAKRAAQVDAYRLLAEQVKGVRIDAETTVENFITKDDTIRTNVDAFIRGAKVIGVRYLSDGTCEVDVALSLDGLVPIIYR; from the coding sequence ATGAAGAAAAATGTTCTCCTATTAACAACACTTATTCTAGTTCTCGTTTTCGTCCCAGTAGTTATCGGGCAGACGATGTCTGATGCGCAAGCGAAATTAATGGCGAAACGCGCGGCGCAAGCGGATGCGTATCGGAATCTCTCCGAGCAGGTTATGGGATTCCGATTAACATCCGGCACGTTCGTTAAAGATTTCGTTGCTGAGAATGATACGATTCGTACCCGGCTGGATACATTCATTAAAGGCATCGAAGTTACCAACGTTCGGTATGAAGACGATGGTACGTGTGAAGTTACGGTTATGATGAAACAAGCGGAATTAGAGAAAATTCTCGGTCGTCGGCTTGCTCGGCAGTATGGCGATATAATTGCTTACGGTTACGGCGCACCACCGCCACCGGAACCAGTCGCAACGACTCCACCGCCGACTGAAAAAGTCCCACCGACTCCGGAATGGGCAACTCGGGTGATTAAAGTTACTGGAACCGGTGTTGCACCGGAATCAGGGTCAGCCGCACAGAAGAAACTTATGGCGAAACGCGCGGCGCAGGTTGATGCCTACCGGCTGCTTGCGGAACAGGTTAAAGGTGTGCGAATTGATGCGGAAACGACCGTCGAGAATTTTATAACGAAAGACGATACGATTCGAACGAATGTAGATGCGTTCATTCGCGGTGCAAAAGTTATCGGAGTCCGCTATCTCTCCGACGGCACTTGCGAAGTTGATGTAGCGTTATCACTGGACGGATTGGTTCCGATAATATACCGTTGA